From the genome of bacterium, one region includes:
- the purN gene encoding phosphoribosylglycinamide formyltransferase, translated as MDEEMTPVGKLRIGVLASGGGTDTQAIIDACEAGRIEGDVVVVVSNNSRAGVLERARRHGIPAHHLSSYHYSDDADLDRAFVELLRGCDVNLVALAGYMKKRGPAFLAAFPNRILNIHPALLPGLHGGEGKYGIRVHESVLAAGDEVTGVSIHLVDEEYDRGPVVARREVPVLPDDTPASLQQRVLAVEHEFYAAVLAAVERGEIDLDAVAAGEGPVNVDGA; from the coding sequence GTGGATGAGGAAATGACGCCGGTGGGTAAACTTCGCATAGGCGTTTTGGCGTCCGGGGGCGGAACCGACACTCAGGCCATAATCGACGCCTGCGAGGCCGGCCGAATCGAAGGGGACGTCGTCGTCGTCGTAAGCAATAACTCTCGCGCCGGCGTCCTGGAGCGCGCCCGCCGCCACGGCATCCCGGCGCACCACCTCTCGAGTTACCATTACTCGGACGACGCCGACCTCGACCGGGCGTTCGTGGAGCTGCTTCGCGGGTGCGACGTCAACCTGGTCGCGTTGGCGGGATATATGAAGAAGCGGGGGCCGGCGTTTCTCGCGGCCTTCCCCAACCGCATTTTGAATATCCACCCGGCGCTCTTGCCCGGGCTCCACGGCGGCGAGGGCAAGTACGGCATCCGCGTCCACGAGTCGGTGCTGGCCGCGGGCGACGAGGTCACCGGCGTATCGATACACCTCGTCGACGAGGAGTACGACCGCGGCCCGGTGGTGGCGCGGCGCGAGGTCCCGGTGCTACCGGACGACACGCCGGCGTCGCTGCAGCAGCGGGTGCTGGCGGTGGAGCACGAATTTTACGCGGCGGTCCTGGCCGCCGTCGAGCGCGGCGAAATAGACCTCGACGCGGTCGCGGCCGGCGAAGGGCCGGTAAATGTAGACGGAGCGTGA
- a CDS encoding S41 family peptidase, with translation MKFTRILRLIYTALVLAAFAASPAIFSRAWADDNAQDFVREIQLFDTVANYVRLSYVKDVDARQLVQDAIRGMLSGLDEHTAFLDADDFRLLINDTEGAFGGLGIEIAVTPEDQMLTVMNVLEGTPAERAGLRARDKIIEIDGETTKGITTREALLKMRGEPGTDIEVGIARKDYAEKLDFTITREVIHVDSVPYYFMATDDVGYVRVANFARDDERSTSKDADKALAALKEAGAKKFIIDMRGNPGGPLDEAVALAGLFLKKDSLVVYTAGRSRRWEERKYFVKGEPKYKKEPFVVLIDDSSASASEVFTGALKDHKRAVVMGEKSYGKASVQTLIPLAAAADVAPGPGLKITIAYYYSPDGHLIDGEGIEPEIKLEPEEIPLVVGKLFALGYFRMFAEEYHDAHGSAALADFEADAAAFDEFVAWVDERGFDFYPEGYAETLPDNGREFYVAAIEKERAAVMTMLTREVLREVAGDAEAYKYWRRHDPWLADAVEELS, from the coding sequence ATGAAGTTCACCCGGATTTTACGTTTGATTTATACCGCGCTGGTCTTGGCGGCGTTCGCGGCTTCGCCGGCGATATTCTCGCGGGCCTGGGCCGACGACAACGCCCAGGATTTCGTACGCGAGATCCAGCTCTTCGACACCGTCGCCAACTACGTGCGACTGAGCTACGTCAAAGACGTCGACGCCCGGCAGCTGGTGCAGGACGCCATCCGCGGGATGTTGTCCGGCCTCGACGAGCATACCGCCTTCCTCGACGCCGACGATTTCCGCCTCCTCATCAACGACACCGAGGGGGCGTTCGGCGGCCTGGGCATCGAGATCGCGGTGACGCCCGAGGACCAGATGCTAACGGTGATGAACGTGCTGGAGGGTACGCCGGCGGAGCGCGCCGGCCTCAGGGCCCGCGATAAAATAATCGAGATCGACGGCGAGACGACGAAGGGGATTACGACCCGCGAGGCCTTGCTCAAGATGCGCGGCGAGCCGGGGACCGACATCGAGGTCGGCATCGCCCGCAAGGATTACGCCGAAAAGTTGGACTTCACGATAACGCGGGAAGTTATCCACGTCGATTCCGTGCCGTACTATTTTATGGCGACCGACGACGTGGGCTACGTCCGCGTCGCCAACTTCGCCCGCGACGACGAACGGAGCACGTCCAAAGACGCCGATAAAGCGTTGGCGGCGTTGAAGGAGGCCGGCGCCAAAAAGTTCATCATCGACATGCGCGGCAACCCCGGCGGCCCGCTCGACGAGGCCGTGGCCTTAGCCGGCCTGTTTTTGAAGAAGGACTCGCTCGTCGTCTATACCGCCGGCCGCTCGAGGCGGTGGGAGGAGCGGAAGTACTTCGTCAAGGGCGAGCCCAAGTATAAAAAAGAGCCCTTCGTCGTCCTTATAGACGACTCCTCGGCCTCGGCGTCGGAGGTGTTCACCGGCGCGCTGAAGGACCACAAGCGGGCCGTCGTGATGGGCGAGAAGTCCTACGGCAAGGCGTCGGTGCAGACGCTGATACCGCTCGCGGCCGCGGCCGACGTCGCCCCGGGCCCGGGGCTCAAGATAACCATCGCCTACTACTACTCGCCCGACGGCCACCTCATCGACGGCGAGGGCATCGAGCCTGAAATAAAATTGGAGCCGGAGGAAATCCCGTTGGTGGTGGGCAAGCTGTTCGCGCTGGGGTATTTCAGGATGTTCGCCGAGGAGTACCACGACGCACACGGCTCCGCGGCGCTGGCGGACTTCGAGGCCGACGCCGCGGCCTTCGACGAGTTCGTGGCCTGGGTCGACGAGCGCGGCTTCGACTTCTACCCGGAAGGATACGCCGAGACGCTGCCGGACAACGGCCGCGAGTTCTACGTCGCCGCCATCGAGAAGGAGCGCGCCGCGGTGATGACGATGCTCACCCGGGAGGTCCTGCGCGAGGTCGCCGGCGACGCCGAGGCGTACAAGTACTGGCGCCGGCACGACCCCTGGCTCGCCGACGCTGTGGAAGAGCTATCCTAA